The following proteins come from a genomic window of Aspergillus oryzae RIB40 DNA, chromosome 4:
- a CDS encoding condensin subunit YCG1 (chromosome condensation complex Condensin, subunit G) produces MPGRSSARSTSATTSRRPSAQPSLSGGRAGSVTPSVAIPEEPPLPEAFPNLRRDVCSLFADAQRSTTGHRKLVVRLRKLQEACCGISQKSSKKNGKEVQEETLIPGEETLPETEFNVEIGRCMLRILPVKKSEPVGDRILRFIGTFLTHASEKDAEIFASDDDEVSAETPTSRLAASLVALVMPLLATKDRTVRFRATQITAHIVNSLETIDDDLYHTIRQGLLKRIRDKEPSVRVQAVMGLGRLAGNEDEEDEDSAVLVEKLVDIMQNDTSAEVRKTLLLNLPLLRKTLPYLLERARDLDAATRRALYARLLPTLGDFRHLSLSMREKLLRWGLRDRDESVRKATGKLFYDRWIEDVASTDNDEEGPANQRSPPNIPALLELLERIDVLNSGIETGIAHEAMRSFWEGRPDYREAVVFDEEFWESLTAESAFLIRSFNDFCRVEHDGKFDNLADEKMPEVTALAYFLNKYMTDLLQRKKTAKEAGTATDDDSVEHEFVVEQLLHIAMTLDYSDEVGRRKMFSLLRESLAVPELPEECTKLAIETLRFVCGPNAAAENEFCSVVLEAIAEVHDTIATEDSFVSARSEISESSSRQRSETPEAKPFNKEEAKAKVLKEIMVNMKCLHIALCMLQNVEGNLQANMNLVTMLNNLVVPAVRSHEAPIRERGLECLGLCCLLDKTLAEENMTLFIHCYSKGHEALQTTALHILCDMLTTHPSLLAPVTQPDGETVTPPVFQKPLLKVFARALKSNSPNSVQATAATALSKLLLTNTFTPSGANVPPAIQEYNQTSVETLLQSLVVTFFHPRTRENPALRQTLAYFFPVYCHSKLSNTEHMRRVSVPIVRAVLNAAEEHFSLEAEEDSDGDIDESVGQRELKALMSGVLGMLAEWTDERRVVGLGGEKILAGGAASSNVCGWVHLALVKDILERVLGISEGPNRCSKEEKKLLFSLLSKLYIAPPAVPSRAGSRNLEGEDPIAPSARSNQSEVSPENAALAQEVKELLDETIEEGLASEAASRNALVKVKNSVLKLLAAAQGRPSSSRIREGTEEGDSDMLSLRSGRSGSVRPSIEPGAYRRGVSIEPSIMEEDENEDSRTTIKSEAHDY; encoded by the exons ATGCCTGGTCGATCTTCCGCCCGTTCGACCTCTGCGACGACATCGCGTAGACCGTCCGCTCAACCATCACTATCTGGCGGGCGCGCGGGCTCTGTGACTCCTTCCGTCGCCATCCCGGAGGAACCCCCTTTGCCCGAGGCTTTTCCCAATTTGCGCCGGGATGTCTGCTCACTCTTCGCTGATGCGCAACGCTCAACAACCGGACACCGAAAACTCGTCGTACGACTTAGAAAGCTCCAAGAAGCTTGCTGCGGGATATCACAGAAGAGCTCTAAGAAGAATGGTAAAGAGGTTCAAGAGGAGACCTTGATCCCAGGTGAAGAGACACTCCCCGAAACGGAATTTAATGTGGAGATTGGTCGCTGCATGCTACGTATTCTACCTGTCAAAAAGTCAGAGCCCGTTGGCGACCGTATCCTGCGGTTTATTGGCACTTTCTTGACCCATGCATCCGAAAAGGATGCCGAGATTTTCGcgagcgatgatgatgaagtcagCGCCGAAACGCCCACGTCCCGTTTAGCCGCCAGCCTGGTTGCCCTTGTTATGCCGCTACTAGCTACTAAAGATAGGACGGTCCGCTTCCGTGCGACACAAATAACTGCGCACATTGTGAACTCTCTAGAAACGATTGATGACGACTTGTACCATACTATCCGACAGGGCCTCCTAAAGCGGATCAGAGATAAAGAACCATCTGTGAGAGTGCAAGCTGTGATGGGTCTTGGCCGCTTGGCAGGcaacgaggatgaagaggatgaggatagCGCAGTCTTGgtcgagaagcttgttgaCATCATGCAGAATGATACAAGCGCAGAGGTGCGGAAAACTTTACTCCTCAACCTACCTCTTCTCCGAAAAACGCTTCCATACCTTCTTGAACGAGCTCGCGATCTCGACGCCGCCACACGGCGAGCATTATATGCGCGCCTACTCCCTACTCTAGGTGACTTCCGACATTTATCACTATCAATGAGAGAGAAGTTGCTCCGTTGGGGTCTAAGAGATCGTGACGAAAGTGTTAGGAAGGCTACCGGGAAGCTCTTTTACGATAGGTggattgaggatgttgctaGTACGGATAACGATGAGGAAGGCCCAGCCAATCAACGCTCTCCGCCGAACATACCAGCCCTCTTGGAGCTGCTCGAGAGAATTGATGTGCTGAACTCTGGCATTGAAACCGGTATAGCTCATGAAGCCATGCGTAGCTTCTGGGAAGGTCGCCCTGATTATCGGGAGGCGGTCGTCTTCGATGAGGAGTTCTGGGAGTCCTTGACGGCTGAATCAGCTTTCCTTATTCGCTCATTCAACGACTTCTGTCGCGTGGAACATGACGGAAAGTTCGACAATTTGGCTGACGAGAAAATGCCCGAGGTCACTGCCCTTGCCTACTTCTTAAACAAATATATGACCGACCTCTTGCAGCGGAAGAAGACGGCCAAGGAAGCTGGTACGGCCACTGATGATGACTCTGTCGAACATGAGTTTGTTGTTGAACAGTTGTTACATATTGCCATGACACTAGACTACAGTGACGAAGTCGGCCGACGCAAGATGTTCTCATTACTCCGCGAATCCTTGGCGGTTCCAGAGCTGCCTGAGGAATGTACTAAACTCGCCATCGAGACGTTGCGATTCGTTTGTGGGCCAAACGCTGCCGCCGAGAACGAGTTCTGCAGTGTTGTTCTGGAGGCCATTGCCGAAGTTCACGATACTATTGCCACTGAAGATAGCTTCGTATCGGCCAGATCGGAAATCAGCGAATCCTCCAGTCGTCAGCGATCTGAAACTCCTGAAGCAAAGCCCttcaacaaagaagaggCCAAAGCAAAGGTTCTCAAAGAAATCATGGTCAACATGAAATGTCTTCACATTGCACTTTGTATGTTGCAAAATGTGGAGGGCAACCTGCAAGCAAACATGAATTTGGTTACGATGCTGAATAACCTGGTCGTTCCTGCGGTCCGCAGTCATGAAGCGCCAATTAGAGAAAGAGGTCTTGAATGTCTCGGGCTTTGCTGCTTGCTTGACAAG ACCTTAGCTGAAGAGAACATGACACTTTTTATCCATTGCTACAGCAAAGGCCACGAGGCTTTGCAGACGACGGCCTTACACATCCTGTGTGACATGCTGACGACCCATCCATCGTTGCTCGCGCCTGTTACCCAGCCTGACGGAGAGACTGTGACACCGCCGGTGTTCCAGAAGCCATTACTGAAAGTCTTTGCTAGGGCACTCAAGTCCAACTCTCCGAACAGTGTCCAAGCAACCGCCGCCACGGCTCTTTCCAAGCTGTTGCTCACTAATACCTTTACTCCCTCTGGGGCCAATGTCCCTCCAGCTATCCAGGAGTACAACCAAACATCCGTCGAGACCCTCTTGCAGTCACTTGTAGTTACTTTCTTCCACCCCCGTACTCGCGAAAACCCCGCACTCCGGCAGACTTTAGCCTACTTCTTCCCCGTATACTGCCACTCCAAATTGTCAAATACCGAACATATGCGCAGGGTTTCTGTACCGATTGTCCGGGCGGTCCTCAATGCGGCAGAGGAGCACTTTTCACTTGAAGCGGAAGAGGATAGTGATGGCGATATCGATGAGAGTGTTGGACAGCGGGAATTGAAGGCGCTGATGAGTGGTGTTTTGGGTATGCTCGCCGAGTGGACTGACGAACGGCGAGTCGTTGGACTGGGCGGAGAAAAGATCCTCGCAGGGGGCGCCGCCAGTTCCAATGTATGTGGTTGGGTCCATCTAGCGCTGGTGAAGGACATCCTGGAGCGTGTGCTGGGGATCAGCGAAGGTCCCAACCGCTGCtctaaagaagagaagaagctcctcttctctctgctTAGCAAGCTCTACATCGCTCCTCCCGCTGTACCCTCAAGGGCTGGTTCTCGCAATCTGGAAGGCGAAGACCCAATCGCCCCAAGTGCTCGGAGTAACCAAAGCGAGGTTAGCCCTGAGAATGCCGCGCTTGCACAAGAGGTGAAAGAGCTTTTGGACGAAACGATCGAGGAAGGTCTGGCTTCTGAAGCGGCTAGCAGGAATGCCCTTGTCAAGGTCAAAAACTCGGTCCTTAAGCTCCTAGCAGCGGCTCAGGGCCGCCCGAGTAGCTCCCGAATTCGCGAGGGAACCGAGGAGGGAGACAGTGATATGCTCAGTCTTCGTTCCGGCCGGTCCGGTAGCGTCCGCCCCTCCATCGAGCCTGGTGCTTATCGTCGCGGGGTGTCTATCGAACCCAGCATtatggaggaggacgagaacGAGGATAGCAGGACGACGATCAAGTCTGAAGCACACGATTACTAG
- a CDS encoding putative RNA binding protein (Arp) (RNA-binding Ran Zn-finger protein and related proteins), with translation MATVSAPTPKLDRYIVIHVATTCDEHGVYVTKDSAEVIELGWILLDAKTCEELHRESVLVKPVNTPITPLCTSLTTLTWEHVRSAGTFRDAIARFDEFAKEHLISKNLEFAFVTLDSWDLRVQLPREARDKAVVLPAYLQHSRTFDLRTEYQRWQTHHPESLPFGPSSLSNICAALEVEPVQTSAPIKHNLPFHLQALAPASPRRAMEEAITLARVLRGLIRKSQPPHEHPEILTRPMDARADVRAFLAERSKVLHLSGLPHDTTQSELESWFTQFGGRPIAFWTLRTPDQHKPTGTGFAVFSSHEEAAESLCMNGRALNEKAIEVSPSSSRVLDRAAEILTPFPPSKNRPRPGDWTCPSCGFSNFQRRTACFRCSFPAMAAAPDPMGYGAFGYGPPSMMPPHMGHGHGMGHSRGMGGNGGVVPFRAGDWKCGSEGCGYHNFAKNINCLRCGAPRSGAAVVADSAFPSPMDPPSNFGMGPNSMASTPAPGPFTSTAGGFGGFSQQFGAPPNNYALPSALGSGPGGYPPMGQMNAGYGSSNTSHSAASFANPATQAAFTGADHATSTSASNGAFYGADGSNDPFAFLSTGLGGLSVGDDGHSRRNGTGASKSPA, from the exons ATGGCAACCGTTTCAGCTCCCACCCCTAAGCTGGATCGCTATATTGTCATCCATGTCGCAACCACCTGCGATGAACATGGCGTCTACGTCACCAAGGATTCGGCAGAGGTGATCGAATTGGGGTGGATTTTGTTGGATGCCAAAACCTGCGAGGAg TTGCACCGTGAAAGTGTGCTCGTCAAGCCCGTCAACACCCCCATCACGCCGCTTTGCA CGAGCCTGACAACTCTGACATGGGAGCACGTCCGCTCGGCAGGTACTTTCCGCGATGCCATCGCCCGTTTCGACGAATTCGCCAAGGAACACCTCATCAGCAAGAACTTGGAGTTTGCTTTCGTGACGTTGGATTCGTGGGACCTTCGTGTACAGCTCCCTCGTGAAGCCCGAGACAAGGCCGTCGTTCTTCCCGCATATCTCCAGCACTCCCGGACCTTCGATCTGCGAACCGAGTATCAGAGATGGCAAACTCACCACCCCGAGTCTCTACCCTTCGGTCCCAGTTCCCTCTCCAACATCTGTGCCGCCCTCGAAGTCGAACCCGTTCAAACCTCCGCCCCCATCAAACACAACCTCCCGTTCCATCTGCAGGCGCTGGCCCCCGCGTCGCCACGCCGGGCCATGGAGGAAGCCATTACGCTGGCCCGCGTCCTCCGCGGCTTGATCCGCAAGTCCCAACCCCCACATGAGCATCCCGAGATCTTGACCCGCCCCATGGATGCGAGAGCGGACGTTCGTGCTTTCTTGGCTGAGCGGAGCAAGGTGCTGCATTTGAGCGGTCTTCCCCACGATACGACCCAGTCCGAGCTCGAAAGTTGGTTTACACAGTTCGGCGGCCGGCCGATCGCCTTTTGGACTCTCCGGACTCCTGATCAGCACAAGCCCACTGGCACTGGCTTTGCGGTCTTCTCATCTCACGAAGAG GCTGCAGAAAGCCTCTGCATGAACGGTCGTGCACTCAACGAGAAGGCCATTGAGGTCTCACCTTCCTCCAGCCGTGTCCTCGATCGTGCCGCAGAGATCCTCACCCCGTTCCCCCCCTCGAAGAACCGCCCTCGTCCCGGCGACTGGACCTGCCCCTCCTGTGGATTCTCCAACTTCCAGCGCCGTACCGCTTGTTTCCGCTGCTCGTTCCCTGCCATGGCCGCTGCTCCGGATCCGATGGGTTATGGGGCTTTCGGCTATGGCCCACCCTCCATGATGCCACCTCATATGGGTCACGGTCACGGCATGGGCCATTCTCGTGGCATGGGCGGCAACGGTGGTGTGGTTCCCTTCCGTGCGGGTGACTGGAAGTGCGGCTCGGAGGGTTGTGGCTACCATAACTTCGCCAAGAACATTAACTGTCTGCGTTGCGGTGCTCCCCGCTCAGGAGCCGCGGTGGTTGCGGACTCCGCTTTCCCATCGCCCATGGACCCTCCTTCGAACTTTGGAATGGGTCCTAACTCCATGGCGAGCACCCCGGCGCCCGGCCCCTTTACCTCCACCGCCGGCGGCTTTGGCGGATTTAGCCAGCAGTTTGGGGCGCCCCCGAACAACTATGCTCTGCCCTCGGCGCTGGGCAGTGGCCCCGGAGGCTACCCCCCTATGGGTCAGATGAACGCCGGCTATGGTTCTAGCAACACCTCTCACTCTGCCGCGTCGTTCGCGAACCCTGCTACGCAGGCCGCTTTCACTGGGGCTGACCATGCAACCTCCACCAGCGCTTCGAACGGCGCTTTCTACGGAGCAGATGGATCCAACGATCCGTTTGCCTTCCTGTCTACCGGCTTAGGTGGTCTGTCGGTCGGTGACGACGGCCACTCCCGCCGCAACGGTACCGGTGCTAGCAAATCCCCTGCTTAA
- a CDS encoding cysteine synthase A (cysteine synthase): MFRQSIRRFGTTALRAAEGSTAYSVRVSQAQGYVNGLTEAIGNTPLIRLKRLSEETGCNILGKAEFQNPGGSVKDRAALFVVKDAEEKGLLKPGGTVVEGTAGNTGIGLAHVCRSKGYKLVIYMPNTQSQGKIDLLRLLGAEVYPVPAVAFDNPQNYNHQARRHAESLDNAVWTNQFDNTANRQAHIEMTGPEIWAQTGGQVDAFTCATGTGGTLAGITRYLKTASDGRVKCFLADPPGSVLHSYIQSGGNLIERSGSSITEGIGQGRVTDNLQPDIDLLDGSLNISDEKSIEMVYRCLDEEGLYLGASSALNVVAAKEVAEKLGKGKTVVTILCDGAYRYADRLFSNNWLQSKGLRTAIPKHLEKYIVLP; encoded by the exons ATGTTCCGACAAAGTATTCGGCGCTTCGGCACCACTGCGCTCCGCGCAGCAGAAGGATCGACCGCCTATAGCGTCCGGGTGTCGCAAGCTCAGGGCTACGTTAACGGTCTTACAGAAG CAATTGGAAACACACCACTTATCCGATTGAAGCGCCTCTCCGAGGAGACTGGCTGCAACATCCTCGGTAAAGCTGAGTTCCAGAACCCCGGAGGCAGTGTGAAGGACCGTGCAGCATTGTTCGTCGTCAAGGATGCCGAGGAGAAGGGACTTTTGAAGCCTGGTGGTACAGTGGTTGAGGGAACAGCTGGTAACACTGGAATTGGGTTGGCGCACGTGTGTAGGTCAAAGGGCTACAAGCTTGTCATCTACATGCCCAACACGCAGTCCCAGGGTAAGATTGACTTGTTGCGGCTGTTGGGAGCGGAGGTCTACCCTGTGCCGGCCGTCGCTTTCGACAACCCGCAGAACTACAACCACCAGGCAAGGAGACATGCCGAATCCCTGGATAACGCCGTATGGACGAACCAGTTCGACAACACTGCCAATCGCCAGGCCCACATTGAGATGACCGGGCCGGAAATCTGGGCCCAGACTGGCGGACAGGTCGATGCTTTCACTTGTGCTACTGGAACCGGAGGAACATTGGCCGGTATTACCCGCTATCTGAAGACCGCTTCCGACGGCCGGGTGAAGTGCTTCCTTGCCGACCCCCCGGGCAGTGTTCTGCACAGCTACATCCAGAGCGGCGGAAACCTAATCGAGCGCTCGGGAAGCAGTATCACGGAGGGTATTGGTCAGGGCCGCGTCACGGACAACCTTCAGCCCGACATTGATCTTTTGGATGGGTCTTTGAACATTAGCGATGAGAAGTCGATCGAGATGGTCTACCGCTGCCTCGATGAGGAAGGTCTCTATCTTGGAGCTAGCTCTGCGCTCAACGTTGTTGCGGCCAAGGAAGTTGCCGAAAAGCTCGGCAAGGGTAAGACCGTCGTCACCATTCTGTGTGATGGCGCCTACCGCTACGCCGACCGTCTGTTCTCCAACAACTGGCTCCAGAGCAAGGGTCTGAGAACCGCTATCCCTAAGCACTTGGAGAAGTACATCGTGCTCCCCTGA